A part of Streptomyces sp. SLBN-31 genomic DNA contains:
- the topA gene encoding type I DNA topoisomerase: MSPTSETAHGGRRLVIVESPAKAKTIKGYLGPGYTVEASVGHIRDLPNGAAEVPEKYTGEVRRLGVDVDHDFQPIYVVNADKRAQVKKLKDLLKDSDELFLATDEDREGEAIAWHLLEVLKPKVPVKRMVFHEITKDAIRAAVANPRDLNQRMVDAQETRRILDRLYGYEVSPVLWKKVMPRLSAGRVQSVATRLVVERERERIAFRSAEYWDLTGTFATGRAGDPSDPSSLVARLQTVDGRRVAQGRDFDSLGQLKSEQVLHLDEANARALAAALEQTRFAVRSVESKPYRRSPYAPFRTTTLQQEASRKLGFGAKATMQVAQKLYENGFITYMRTDSTTLSDTAVAAARAQVTQLYGADYLPSAPRTYVGKVKNAQEAHEAIRPSGDRFRTPAETGLTGDQFKLYELIWKRTVASQMKDATGNSVTVKIGGTAADGRDVEFTASGKTITFHGFLKAYVEGADDPNAELDDRERRLPQVSEGDPLSAEEITVDGHATKPPARYTEASLVKELEEREIGRPSTYASIIGTILDRGYVFKKGTALVPSFLSFAVVNLLEKHFGRLVDYDFTARMEDDLDRIARGEAQAVPWLKRFYFGEANGIGGAAEAGNGDGDHLGGLKELVTDLGAIDAREVSSFPVGNGIVLRVGRYGPYIERGEKDSEGHQRADVPEDLAPDELSVELAEELLAKPSGDFELGADPATGHQIIARDGRYGPYVTEVLPEGTPKTGKNAVKPRTASLFKSMSLDTVTLADALKLMSLPRVVGTDAEGQEITAQNGRYGPYLKKGTDSRSLQTEEQLFTITLEEALQIYSQPKQRGRAAAKPPLKELGTDPVSEKPVVVKDGRFGPYVTDGETNATLRSGDSVETITPERGFELLAEKRAKAPAKKTAKKAPAKKAPAKKATAAKKTAAKKTTTAAKKTAAKKTTAASKTPSDD, encoded by the coding sequence TTGTCCCCGACCAGCGAGACCGCACACGGCGGCCGCCGACTCGTCATCGTCGAGTCGCCTGCCAAGGCGAAGACGATCAAGGGCTACCTCGGCCCCGGCTACACCGTCGAGGCGAGCGTCGGGCACATCCGCGACCTTCCCAACGGCGCCGCGGAGGTGCCGGAGAAGTACACCGGCGAGGTCCGCCGCCTCGGTGTGGACGTCGACCATGACTTCCAGCCCATCTATGTGGTCAACGCCGACAAGAGGGCGCAGGTCAAGAAGCTCAAGGACCTGCTGAAGGACTCCGACGAGCTCTTCCTCGCCACCGATGAGGACCGCGAGGGCGAGGCCATCGCCTGGCACCTGCTGGAGGTGCTCAAGCCCAAGGTCCCGGTCAAGCGGATGGTCTTCCACGAGATCACCAAGGACGCGATCCGCGCGGCCGTCGCCAACCCCCGCGATCTCAACCAGCGCATGGTCGACGCCCAGGAGACCCGCCGCATCCTCGACCGTCTCTACGGCTACGAGGTCTCGCCGGTCCTGTGGAAGAAGGTCATGCCGCGGCTGTCGGCCGGCCGCGTCCAGTCCGTGGCCACCCGTCTCGTCGTGGAGCGGGAACGCGAGCGCATCGCTTTTCGTTCTGCCGAGTACTGGGACCTGACGGGCACCTTCGCGACCGGCCGCGCGGGTGATCCTTCGGACCCGTCGTCGCTGGTCGCCCGCCTGCAGACCGTCGACGGCAGGCGGGTCGCGCAGGGCCGCGACTTCGACTCCCTGGGACAACTCAAGAGCGAGCAGGTCCTCCACCTCGACGAGGCGAACGCCCGCGCCCTGGCCGCCGCCCTGGAGCAGACGCGGTTCGCGGTCCGCTCCGTCGAGTCGAAGCCGTACCGCCGCTCGCCGTACGCCCCGTTCCGTACGACGACGCTGCAGCAGGAGGCGAGCCGCAAGCTCGGCTTCGGCGCCAAGGCGACCATGCAGGTGGCCCAGAAGCTGTACGAGAACGGCTTCATCACCTACATGCGTACAGACTCCACGACCCTCAGCGACACCGCCGTGGCCGCCGCCCGCGCCCAGGTGACGCAGCTCTACGGCGCCGACTACCTGCCGTCGGCCCCGCGGACATACGTCGGCAAGGTCAAGAACGCCCAGGAGGCGCACGAGGCGATCCGCCCCTCGGGTGATCGTTTCCGCACCCCGGCCGAGACCGGCCTGACCGGCGACCAGTTCAAGCTGTACGAGCTGATCTGGAAGCGCACGGTCGCCTCCCAGATGAAGGACGCCACCGGCAACTCCGTCACCGTGAAGATCGGTGGCACCGCCGCCGACGGCCGGGACGTCGAGTTCACCGCCTCCGGCAAGACGATCACTTTCCACGGCTTCCTGAAGGCCTACGTCGAGGGCGCCGACGACCCGAACGCCGAGCTGGACGACCGCGAGCGCCGGCTGCCCCAGGTCAGCGAGGGCGACCCGCTGTCCGCCGAGGAGATCACGGTCGACGGGCACGCCACCAAGCCTCCGGCCCGCTACACCGAGGCCAGCCTCGTCAAGGAGCTCGAAGAGCGCGAGATCGGCCGCCCGTCGACGTACGCGTCGATCATCGGCACGATCCTCGACCGCGGCTACGTCTTCAAGAAGGGCACGGCGCTCGTCCCGTCCTTCCTGTCCTTCGCCGTGGTCAACCTCCTGGAGAAGCACTTCGGGCGGCTCGTCGACTACGACTTCACCGCCAGGATGGAGGACGACCTCGACCGCATCGCGCGCGGCGAGGCGCAGGCCGTGCCGTGGCTGAAGCGGTTCTACTTCGGCGAGGCCAACGGCATCGGCGGCGCGGCCGAGGCCGGCAACGGCGACGGGGACCACCTCGGCGGCCTCAAGGAACTGGTGACCGACCTGGGCGCGATCGACGCGCGCGAGGTGTCGTCGTTCCCGGTGGGCAACGGCATTGTGCTGCGGGTCGGCCGCTACGGCCCGTACATCGAGCGCGGCGAGAAGGACTCCGAGGGCCACCAGCGGGCGGACGTGCCCGAGGACCTCGCCCCGGACGAGCTGTCCGTCGAACTCGCGGAGGAGCTGCTGGCCAAGCCCAGCGGCGACTTCGAGCTCGGCGCCGACCCCGCGACGGGCCACCAGATCATCGCCCGGGACGGCCGCTACGGCCCGTACGTCACCGAGGTGCTCCCCGAGGGCACCCCGAAGACCGGCAAGAACGCCGTCAAGCCGCGTACGGCCTCGTTGTTCAAGTCGATGTCGCTGGACACGGTGACCCTCGCGGACGCCCTCAAGCTGATGTCGCTGCCGCGCGTCGTCGGCACCGACGCCGAGGGCCAGGAGATCACCGCGCAGAACGGCCGCTACGGCCCGTACCTGAAGAAGGGCACGGACTCGCGCTCGCTGCAGACCGAGGAGCAGCTCTTCACGATCACCCTCGAAGAGGCGCTGCAGATCTACTCGCAGCCCAAGCAGCGCGGACGCGCGGCCGCCAAGCCGCCGCTGAAGGAGCTGGGCACCGACCCGGTCAGCGAGAAGCCGGTCGTGGTCAAGGACGGCCGTTTCGGACCGTACGTGACCGACGGGGAGACCAACGCGACCCTGCGCTCCGGCGACAGCGTCGAGACGATCACCCCGGAGCGCGGCTTCGAACTCCTCGCCGAGAAGCGGGCGAAGGCGCCCGCCAAGAAGACGGCGAAGAAGGCTCCCGCCAAGAAGGCCCCGGCCAAGAAGGCGACGGCCGCCAAGAAGACCGCCGCGAAGAAGACCACGACGGCGGCGAAGAAGACGGCCGCCAAGAAGACGACGGCGGCTTCGAAGACGCCGTCGGACGACTGA
- the tmk gene encoding dTMP kinase → MTRAEQPTAPNPAPDDALVADSRERAVRALLRRPQLRRLWSAQLVGSIGDTLALLVLVLLALQAAISEGSFGGSYRGVAFAVATVFAVRILATLLFGAVLLGPLTSLTSHDGPLDRRWTMVGADAVRVLALIVAPLWIDWTPDDALAIVLVTAFVTGVAERFWTVCRESAAPALLPAPPPEGATVRPLPDHMDALRRLSLRTTFVAIPLAAAALVVAGLLNNLLGAGLDWFAQHQAALASYVAAGLFAASLSVVTFLELPDTRTPRARSPLEGLRRPKTATGVDKGRTGAIPLLVLSGAAVAGAIAAAVAVCVLHAKDLHGGPVTYGLLVLGLTGGVVVGIRTAPKILVSLSRRRLLALTIAFTGIALLAAGLVPDVTTVLLIVTLAGMGAGVAANTGHTLLDQEAEDHRRARTTEHLHAVVRVTVALGAVIAPVVAAGIGPHRLENGKFVFAHGGAAFTLMLVGALLLPVAALVLAKVDDRSGVPLRHDLRDALLGGDDPETAPAAGGFFIALEGGDGAGKSTQAEALAEWIRAKGHEVVVTREPGATPVGKRLRSILLDVSSAGLSHRAEALLYAADRAEHVDTVVRPALERGAVVISDRYIDSSVAYQGAGRDLSPTEIARINRWATNGLVPHLTVLLDISPESARERFTEAPDRLESEPAEFHARVRSGFLTLAAADPGRYLVVDAGQEPEAVTTVVRHRLDQLLPLSEQEIREQEEARRKAEEEARRKAEEEAARKAEEERLERERQEQLAKLRAEEEERKRRELEEAQRREAERQAEEARRRAEEAARRAEEERQRLLAEEKARAEEEARRKAEEERRRRQAEEEARLQAEADARRLEKQRKAEEALLRAEEARRLAEQAAAAAEAGPKQPAAPAVPPEAPTRPTPVVTPTNASGGPVEDTAVLRPVRDEEPRGARRGGESDSEVTAQLPQPPVPSGAADETAVLPPVVPGAADETAVLPPVPSGAADETAVLPPVAPGAADETAVLPPVRGEDPSDRVPPGYFRDEPAGPARPDGTEDRTREMPQVDAEGAPRRRARSDWAEETPLDDLPSLADELLGPHQDGHDDDAGRGRRRGRGR, encoded by the coding sequence ATGACGCGAGCCGAGCAGCCAACGGCCCCTAATCCGGCCCCCGACGACGCCCTTGTCGCGGACTCCCGCGAGCGCGCCGTCCGCGCCCTGCTGCGCCGTCCGCAGCTGAGGCGGTTGTGGAGCGCACAGCTCGTGGGGTCGATCGGCGACACCCTAGCCCTCCTCGTGCTGGTGCTCCTGGCCCTCCAAGCGGCCATCAGTGAAGGCTCGTTCGGCGGCAGCTACCGGGGCGTGGCGTTCGCAGTGGCGACCGTCTTCGCGGTACGCATCCTCGCGACGCTGCTCTTCGGCGCCGTCCTCCTCGGCCCGCTCACCTCGCTCACCTCCCACGACGGCCCGCTGGACCGCCGTTGGACGATGGTCGGCGCCGACGCCGTGCGGGTCCTCGCGCTCATCGTCGCCCCGCTGTGGATCGACTGGACGCCCGACGACGCGCTGGCGATCGTGCTGGTGACCGCCTTCGTGACCGGCGTGGCCGAGCGCTTCTGGACGGTCTGCCGTGAGAGCGCGGCGCCCGCGCTGCTGCCGGCCCCGCCGCCGGAGGGCGCGACGGTACGACCCCTGCCGGACCACATGGACGCCCTGCGCCGCCTGTCGCTGCGCACGACCTTCGTGGCGATCCCGCTCGCCGCCGCCGCGCTTGTCGTCGCGGGGCTGCTCAACAACCTGCTGGGCGCCGGCCTCGACTGGTTCGCCCAGCACCAGGCCGCCCTCGCCTCGTACGTGGCGGCGGGGCTCTTCGCCGCCTCCCTGTCCGTCGTGACCTTCCTCGAACTGCCCGACACGCGCACCCCGCGCGCGCGTTCGCCGCTCGAGGGACTGCGCCGGCCCAAGACGGCCACGGGCGTCGACAAGGGCCGCACGGGAGCCATCCCGCTGCTGGTGCTCTCCGGCGCCGCCGTCGCGGGCGCGATCGCCGCCGCCGTCGCGGTGTGCGTGCTGCACGCCAAGGACCTGCACGGCGGCCCGGTGACCTACGGCCTCCTCGTCCTCGGACTGACCGGCGGCGTCGTCGTCGGCATCCGTACGGCGCCGAAGATCCTGGTGTCGCTCTCGCGTCGCCGCCTGCTCGCGCTGACCATCGCCTTCACCGGCATCGCGCTGCTGGCCGCCGGGCTCGTCCCGGACGTCACCACCGTCCTGCTGATCGTCACGCTCGCCGGCATGGGCGCGGGCGTCGCCGCCAACACCGGGCACACCCTCCTCGACCAGGAGGCCGAGGACCACCGGCGCGCGCGCACCACCGAGCACCTGCACGCCGTCGTCCGGGTCACCGTGGCCCTCGGCGCCGTGATCGCGCCGGTCGTGGCCGCCGGGATCGGCCCGCACCGGCTGGAGAACGGCAAGTTCGTCTTCGCCCACGGCGGCGCCGCCTTCACCCTCATGCTGGTCGGCGCGCTGCTGCTGCCGGTGGCCGCGCTGGTGCTGGCCAAGGTCGACGACCGCTCCGGCGTGCCGCTGCGGCACGACCTGCGCGACGCCCTGCTGGGCGGCGACGACCCGGAGACCGCGCCCGCCGCCGGCGGCTTCTTCATCGCCCTGGAGGGCGGCGACGGCGCCGGCAAGTCCACGCAGGCCGAAGCGCTCGCCGAGTGGATCCGGGCCAAGGGCCACGAGGTCGTGGTGACCCGTGAGCCGGGCGCGACCCCGGTCGGCAAGCGGCTGCGGTCGATCCTGCTGGACGTCTCCAGCGCCGGCCTGTCCCACCGGGCCGAGGCCCTGCTGTACGCGGCGGACCGCGCGGAGCACGTGGACACGGTGGTGCGGCCCGCCCTGGAACGGGGCGCCGTCGTGATCTCCGACCGGTACATCGACTCGTCGGTTGCCTATCAGGGCGCGGGCCGCGACCTGTCCCCGACGGAGATCGCACGCATCAACCGGTGGGCGACGAACGGCCTCGTACCCCACCTCACCGTCCTGCTGGACATCTCCCCGGAGAGCGCCCGCGAACGGTTCACGGAGGCGCCGGACCGGCTGGAGTCGGAGCCGGCCGAGTTCCACGCACGCGTGCGCTCCGGATTCCTCACGCTCGCCGCGGCCGACCCCGGGCGGTACCTGGTGGTGGACGCCGGCCAGGAGCCCGAGGCCGTCACCACCGTCGTACGCCACCGGCTCGACCAGCTGCTGCCGCTGTCCGAGCAGGAGATCCGGGAGCAGGAGGAGGCGCGGAGGAAGGCCGAGGAGGAAGCCCGCCGCAAGGCCGAGGAGGAGGCCGCCCGCAAGGCCGAGGAGGAGCGGCTGGAGCGCGAGCGCCAGGAGCAGCTCGCCAAGCTGCGTGCCGAGGAGGAGGAGCGCAAGCGGCGCGAGCTGGAGGAGGCGCAGCGGCGCGAGGCCGAACGGCAGGCCGAGGAGGCCCGGCGCCGTGCCGAGGAGGCCGCCCGGCGCGCCGAGGAGGAGCGTCAGCGGCTGCTCGCCGAGGAGAAGGCGCGCGCCGAGGAGGAGGCCCGCCGCAAGGCCGAGGAGGAGCGCCGGCGCAGGCAGGCCGAGGAGGAGGCCCGGCTGCAGGCCGAGGCGGACGCGCGGCGGCTGGAGAAGCAGCGCAAGGCCGAGGAGGCCCTGCTGCGCGCCGAGGAGGCCCGCCGGCTCGCCGAGCAGGCCGCGGCCGCCGCGGAGGCCGGTCCCAAGCAGCCGGCCGCGCCCGCGGTGCCGCCGGAGGCGCCGACCAGGCCGACGCCGGTGGTGACGCCGACGAACGCCTCGGGCGGACCTGTCGAGGACACGGCGGTGCTGCGGCCGGTGCGGGACGAGGAGCCGCGGGGAGCACGCCGTGGGGGCGAGTCCGACTCCGAGGTGACGGCCCAGCTCCCGCAGCCGCCGGTTCCTTCGGGCGCGGCGGACGAGACCGCCGTGCTGCCGCCGGTGGTGCCGGGTGCCGCGGACGAGACGGCTGTGCTGCCGCCCGTTCCTTCGGGCGCCGCCGATGAGACGGCCGTGCTGCCGCCGGTTGCCCCGGGTGCGGCCGACGAGACGGCCGTGCTGCCTCCCGTGCGCGGTGAGGACCCGTCGGACCGGGTGCCGCCGGGGTACTTCCGGGACGAGCCGGCGGGGCCTGCCCGGCCGGACGGGACCGAGGACCGTACCCGCGAGATGCCCCAGGTCGACGCCGAGGGTGCGCCGCGGCGCAGGGCCCGCTCCGACTGGGCCGAGGAGACCCCGCTGGACGACCTGCCCTCGCTGGCGGACGAACTGCTCGGACCGCACCAGGACGGCCACGACGACGACGCGGGCCGGGGCCGGCGTCGCGGGCGGGGGCGCTGA
- a CDS encoding DNA polymerase III subunit delta', protein MTVWDDLVGQEKVAAQLDAAARDADALVTAVAADTPLPEASRMTHAWLFTGPPGAGRNQTARAFAAALQCVSPDRALGGSPGCGFCDGCHTALVGTHADVTTVAAVGTQILAEDMRDTVRKSFTSPANGRWQIILVEDAERLNEKSANAVLKAVEEPAPRTVWLLCAPSVEDVLPTIRSRCRHLNLLTPSVDAVADMLVRREGIEPAVAAAVARATQGHVDRARRLASDPAARERRAAVLKLPLRVEDVGGALRAAQELVDAAAEDAKQLAEEMDGKETEELKAALGAVQGGRMPRGTAGVMKDLEDKQKRRRTRTQRDSLDLALTDLTAFYRDVLALQFGSRVAIANADSEDALERIARGSRPESTLRRIEAIAACRDALDRNVAPLLAVEAMTMALRAG, encoded by the coding sequence ATGACCGTCTGGGACGACCTCGTCGGCCAGGAGAAGGTGGCCGCGCAGCTGGACGCGGCCGCGCGGGACGCCGACGCCCTCGTCACCGCCGTCGCCGCCGACACGCCGCTTCCCGAGGCGTCCAGGATGACGCACGCCTGGCTGTTCACCGGCCCGCCCGGCGCCGGACGCAACCAGACGGCGCGGGCCTTCGCCGCCGCCCTGCAGTGCGTGTCGCCCGACCGCGCGCTCGGCGGGTCCCCCGGCTGCGGGTTCTGCGACGGCTGCCACACGGCCCTGGTCGGCACGCACGCCGACGTCACCACCGTCGCCGCCGTCGGCACGCAGATCCTCGCCGAGGACATGCGGGACACCGTACGGAAGTCGTTCACGTCCCCGGCGAACGGCCGCTGGCAGATCATCCTCGTCGAGGACGCCGAGCGGCTGAACGAGAAGTCGGCCAACGCCGTGCTCAAGGCCGTGGAGGAGCCCGCCCCACGCACGGTCTGGCTGCTGTGCGCTCCCTCCGTCGAGGACGTCCTGCCCACCATCCGCTCCCGCTGCCGCCACCTGAACCTGCTGACGCCGTCGGTGGACGCCGTGGCCGACATGCTCGTACGCCGTGAGGGGATCGAACCGGCTGTCGCCGCCGCCGTGGCCCGCGCCACCCAGGGGCATGTCGACCGGGCCCGCCGCCTGGCGAGCGACCCGGCCGCGCGTGAGCGCCGCGCCGCCGTCCTGAAGCTGCCGCTGCGGGTCGAGGACGTCGGCGGCGCGCTCAGGGCCGCCCAGGAGCTCGTCGACGCGGCCGCCGAGGACGCAAAGCAGCTCGCCGAGGAGATGGACGGCAAGGAGACCGAGGAGCTGAAGGCGGCGCTGGGCGCGGTCCAGGGCGGTCGGATGCCGCGCGGTACGGCCGGCGTCATGAAGGACCTGGAGGACAAGCAGAAGCGCCGCCGGACCCGCACCCAGCGCGACAGCCTCGACCTCGCGCTGACCGACCTCACCGCGTTCTACCGGGACGTCCTCGCCCTCCAGTTCGGCTCGCGTGTCGCCATCGCGAACGCGGACTCCGAGGACGCACTGGAGCGCATCGCCCGCGGAAGCAGACCCGAGTCCACGCTCCGCCGCATCGAGGCGATCGCCGCCTGCCGCGATGCCCTCGACCGCAATGTGGCCCCGCTGCTCGCGGTGGAGGCGATGACGATGGCGCTCAGAGCCGGCTGA
- a CDS encoding alpha/beta hydrolase — protein MHIRRSIRPGRPRNAALLLATAAMLVSACSTSGPASSAGGAAEAVLAALPRSTPSALTPYYTQKLNWHDCGVPGFQCATMRAPLDYAHPGGGDVKLAVARKKATGKGKPLGSLLVNPGGPGGSAIGYLQQYAGIGYPAEVRARYDMVAVDPRGVARSEPVECLDGRQMDAFTQTDTTPDDRRETSELVSAYKKFAEGCGAHSAGLLRHVSTVEAARDMDVLRAALGDRKLTYVGASYGTFLGATYAGLFPERVGRLVLDGAMDPTLPARRLNLDQTAGFETAFQSFAQDCVRQPDCPLGRKGTTPDQVGRNLSAFFRKLDAHPLATGDADGRKLGEALATTGVIAAMYDEASWAQLREALTSAMKEGDGAGLLVLSDSYYERDGQGRYSNLMFANAAVNCLDLPAAFSSPEQVEKALPSFEKASPVFGEGLAWASLNCAYWPVKATGEPHRIEAKGAAPIVVVGTTRDPATPYRWARSLAAQLTSGRLLTYQGDGHTAYGRGSDCIDSAIDTYLLRGTPPAKAKRCS, from the coding sequence ATGCACATCAGGCGCAGCATTCGTCCAGGTCGGCCCCGAAACGCCGCCCTCCTCCTCGCCACCGCCGCCATGCTCGTCTCCGCCTGCTCCACCTCGGGCCCGGCCAGCTCCGCCGGCGGCGCGGCGGAGGCGGTGCTGGCCGCGCTGCCCCGGTCGACACCGTCCGCGCTGACCCCGTACTACACACAGAAGCTGAACTGGCACGACTGCGGTGTCCCCGGCTTCCAGTGCGCCACGATGAGGGCGCCGCTCGATTACGCCCACCCGGGCGGCGGGGACGTGAAGCTGGCCGTCGCCCGCAAGAAGGCCACGGGCAAGGGCAAGCCGCTGGGGTCGCTGCTGGTGAACCCCGGCGGGCCGGGCGGCTCGGCGATCGGCTACCTGCAGCAGTACGCGGGCATCGGCTACCCGGCAGAGGTGCGCGCCCGCTACGACATGGTCGCGGTCGACCCGCGCGGAGTCGCCCGCAGCGAGCCCGTCGAATGCCTCGACGGCCGTCAGATGGACGCGTTCACGCAGACCGACACGACACCCGACGACCGCCGGGAGACCAGCGAACTCGTCAGCGCCTACAAGAAGTTCGCGGAGGGCTGCGGGGCACACTCGGCGGGATTGCTGCGGCACGTCTCGACCGTCGAGGCCGCCCGGGACATGGACGTCCTGCGGGCCGCGCTCGGGGACCGGAAGCTGACGTACGTGGGGGCGTCGTACGGGACGTTCCTCGGGGCGACGTACGCCGGGCTGTTCCCGGAGCGGGTGGGCCGGCTGGTGCTGGACGGCGCGATGGACCCCACGCTGCCCGCGCGCCGGCTGAACCTCGACCAGACGGCGGGCTTCGAGACGGCGTTCCAGTCCTTCGCGCAGGATTGCGTACGGCAGCCGGACTGCCCGCTCGGCCGCAAGGGGACCACTCCCGACCAGGTGGGCCGCAACCTCAGCGCCTTCTTCAGGAAGCTGGACGCCCACCCCCTCGCCACCGGCGACGCGGACGGCCGCAAGCTCGGCGAGGCCCTCGCGACCACCGGTGTGATCGCGGCGATGTACGACGAGGCCTCGTGGGCGCAGCTGCGGGAGGCGCTGACGTCGGCGATGAAGGAGGGCGACGGGGCGGGCCTGCTGGTGCTGTCCGACAGCTACTACGAGCGCGACGGCCAGGGCCGCTACTCGAACCTGATGTTCGCCAACGCCGCTGTGAACTGCCTGGACCTGCCGGCCGCGTTCTCCTCGCCCGAGCAGGTGGAGAAGGCGCTGCCGTCCTTCGAGAAGGCGTCCCCCGTCTTCGGCGAGGGCCTCGCCTGGGCATCCCTGAACTGCGCGTACTGGCCGGTGAAGGCCACGGGCGAGCCGCACCGCATCGAGGCGAAGGGCGCGGCCCCCATCGTCGTGGTCGGCACCACCCGCGACCCGGCGACCCCGTACCGCTGGGCACGGTCCCTGGCCGCCCAGCTCACCTCCGGCCGCCTCCTCACCTACCAGGGCGACGGCCACACCGCGTACGGCCGCGGCAGCGACTGCATCGACTCCGCGATCGACACCTACCTGCTCCGCGGAACCCCGCCGGCCAAGGCGAAACGCTGCTCATAG
- a CDS encoding DUF3052 domain-containing protein has product MDGTGAAAGGYSGTPLARKLGVKAGHRLALRHAPDAFYIPGLPDGVELVAAGPRGADVTVAFYREHRALAAEAPALVGHLADDAMLWIAWPRKAAGHVSDIAENDLRELFLPLGVVDVKVAALGDDWSGLKFVRRRENRRTKA; this is encoded by the coding sequence ATGGACGGAACGGGTGCTGCGGCCGGTGGCTACTCCGGCACCCCCCTCGCCAGGAAGCTCGGCGTCAAGGCCGGTCATCGCCTCGCCCTCCGGCACGCACCGGACGCCTTCTACATCCCCGGTCTGCCCGACGGCGTCGAGCTCGTCGCAGCGGGTCCGCGCGGGGCCGACGTCACGGTCGCCTTCTACCGGGAGCACCGCGCGCTGGCGGCGGAGGCCCCGGCGCTCGTAGGGCACCTCGCCGACGACGCCATGCTCTGGATCGCCTGGCCGCGCAAAGCCGCCGGGCACGTCAGCGACATCGCCGAGAACGACCTGCGGGAGCTGTTCCTCCCGCTCGGCGTGGTCGACGTGAAGGTGGCCGCGCTGGGGGACGACTGGTCGGGGCTGAAGTTCGTGCGACGCAGGGAGAACCGTCGTACGAAGGCGTAG
- a CDS encoding glycosyltransferase family 2 protein, producing MRDREAPRIAVAVVTMGNRPAEVDALLESVAKQDLAPTRIVIVGNGCPLPDFAGRLSLPGEVTLLELDENLGCPGGRNAALESLREFGDVDVVVELDDDGLLVDADVLRRVGELFTADPRLGIVGFRIADEHGETQQRHVPRVGASDPMRGGYVTGFLGGGHAFRTAMLDEIGHWPAAFFFAHEETDLAWRAADAGWRILYAPELLLQHPKTSPARHAIYYRVNARNRVWLARRRLPLPLIPVHLGVWVLLTLLRTRSRAGLRAWFGGFLEGVREPAGERRPMRWRTVWRLSRLGRPPVI from the coding sequence ATGCGGGACAGGGAAGCGCCGCGGATCGCCGTCGCCGTCGTGACCATGGGTAATCGGCCCGCCGAGGTGGACGCGCTGCTGGAGTCCGTGGCCAAGCAGGACCTCGCCCCGACGCGGATCGTGATCGTCGGCAACGGCTGCCCGCTGCCCGACTTCGCCGGGCGGCTCTCGCTGCCCGGCGAGGTCACCCTCCTCGAACTCGACGAGAACCTCGGCTGCCCCGGCGGCCGCAACGCCGCGCTGGAGAGCCTGCGGGAGTTCGGGGACGTGGACGTCGTCGTCGAACTGGACGACGACGGGCTGCTCGTCGACGCCGATGTGCTGCGGCGCGTGGGGGAGTTGTTCACCGCCGACCCCCGGCTCGGCATCGTCGGCTTCCGCATCGCGGACGAGCACGGCGAGACCCAGCAGCGGCATGTGCCGAGGGTCGGCGCATCCGACCCGATGCGCGGCGGATACGTCACCGGGTTCCTCGGCGGCGGCCACGCCTTCCGTACGGCCATGCTCGACGAGATCGGCCACTGGCCCGCGGCGTTCTTCTTCGCCCACGAGGAGACCGACCTGGCCTGGCGGGCCGCCGACGCGGGCTGGCGCATCCTGTACGCCCCCGAACTGCTGCTCCAGCACCCGAAGACCTCGCCCGCCCGGCACGCCATCTACTACCGCGTGAACGCCCGCAACAGGGTGTGGCTCGCGCGCCGTCGGCTGCCGCTGCCGCTCATCCCCGTCCACCTGGGCGTCTGGGTGCTCCTCACCCTCCTGCGCACCCGGTCGCGGGCCGGCCTGCGCGCCTGGTTCGGCGGCTTCCTGGAAGGCGTACGCGAACCGGCGGGCGAACGACGGCCCATGCGATGGCGGACGGTGTGGCGCCTGTCGCGCCTGGGGCGCCCGCCGGTGATCTGA